The following are encoded together in the Zingiber officinale cultivar Zhangliang chromosome 8A, Zo_v1.1, whole genome shotgun sequence genome:
- the LOC122011362 gene encoding peptidyl-prolyl cis-trans isomerase CYP23-like — protein sequence MENRCFPSLLLLFYLSFSIVDPASAFLDPALGTTRVVFQTNYGDIEFGFFPNVAPKTVEHIFKLVRLGCYNTNHFFRVDKGFVAQVAAVVGGRSAPLNEEQKLEAEKTVIGEFSEVKHVRGILSMGRYSDPDSASSSFSILLGDAPHLDGKYAIFGKLTRGDEALSRLEELPTRREGIFVMPVERITILSTYYYDTKYKSCELEKDILKRKLSESLLEVERQRLKCFS from the exons ATGGAGAACCGATGCTTCCCATCGCTTCTCCTGCTATTCTACCTCTCCTTCTCCATCGTCGATCCAGCCTCCGCCTTCCTTGATCCTGCTCTCGGAACCACTCGCGTCGTCTTCCAG ACAAACTATGGTGACATTGAGTTTGGATTTTTCCCTAATGTTGCTCCCAAAACTGTAGAGCATATTTTCAAGCTTGTGCGGCTTGGCTGCTATAACACAAATCACTTCTTTCGG GTTGATAAAGGTTTTGTTGCACAAGTGGCTGCTGTTGTAGGAGGCAGAAGTGCTCCTTTGAATGAAGAACAAAAGTTGGAAGCTGAGAAAACTGTTATTGGTGAATTTAGTGAAGTCAAACATGTAAGAGGCATCCTCTCAATGGGAAG ATATTCTGATCCTGATAGTGCTTCATCTTCATTCTCTATCCTTTTAGGAGATGCACCTCACCTCGATGGCAAG TATGCCATCTTTGGAAAATTGACTAGAGGTGACGAGGCATTAAGCAGACTGGAAGAGCTTCCTACACGGCGTGAAGGGATTTTTGTTATG CCAGTGGAGCGCATAACCatcttgtcaacttattattATG ATACCAAGTACAAAAGTTGCGAACTGGAAAAGGATATCCTGAAGAGAAAGCTTTCTGAATCTCTGTTGGAAGTTGAGAGACAG AGACTGAAGTGTTTCTCGTAG
- the LOC122011396 gene encoding formin-like protein 6 has product MESTNSGSVQSSSSGDNEEYDAVVDSPAPSSSSFLNLPPPPPPPPATTPPASSSIFDSFSPYFTPFPFQPPPPEHAAAWSLSPPPPPPPLSTSAPSSTRGGPTPPPVQPPAAAPRGPKKRTRASRRAPTTVINTETSNFRSMVQQFTGFPSPPFAGAAASPQFQSPGLQLDLFGSSPAAVPQFLLRPSAQKMIPSPASSSASPSLFDHIIARSNVASIGNSSITSADVDGAPNYHDKFPLSLFEQQPDAANRGTERGSFIPPAFLQPQRAQMAQLPAEFARGSPGSLIATGAAAAAATNITYNNRPRRDVGLCWDVNEQSGEERRPASSIEDQQPYQKLWRPNLD; this is encoded by the coding sequence ATGGAGTCTACCAACAGCGGCAGCGTCCAGTCGTCCAGCAGCGGCGACAACGAGGAGTACGACGCCGTCGTCGACTCCCCagctccctcctcctcctccttcttaaACCTCCCTCCTCCTCCGCCACCGCCGCCGGCTACCACTCCTCCTGCCAGCTCCTCGATCTTCGACTCCTTCTCCCCTTACTTCACCCCCTTCCCGTTCCAACCTCCGCCGCCGGAACACGCCGCAGCCTGGTCCTTGtctcctcctccgccgccgccgccgctctcCACGTCAGCACCGTCGAGCACTCGCGGCGGTCCCACTCCCCCGCCGGTGCAACCCCCCGCCGCCGCTCCGCGAGGCCCCAAGAAGCGCACGAGGGCTTCGCGGCGCGCGCCGACGACCGTGATCAACACCGAGACCTCCAACTTCCGCTCCATGGTGCAGCAGTTCACCGGCTTCCCGTCGCCgcccttcgccggcgccgccGCATCGCCGCAGTTCCAGAGCCCTGGCCTGCAGCTGGATCTCTTCGGGTCGTCGCCCGCCGCCGTCCCGCAGTTCCTCCTCAGGCCCTCGGCGCAGAAGATGATCCCCTCCCCCGCTTCCTCCTCCGCCTCCCCCTCGCTCTTCGACCACATCATCGCGAGAAGCAACGTCGCGAGCATCGGCAACTCCTCGATTACTAGCGCCGACGTCGACGGCGCTCCAAATTACCACGACAAGTTTCCCCTGTCCCTCTTCGAGCAACAACCCGACGCGGCGAATCGGGGCACGGAAAGAGGAAGCTTCATTCCGCCGGCGTTTCTCCAGCCGCAACGAGCTCAAATGGCACAGCTGCCGGCGGAATTTGCCAGAGGCAGCCCGGGGAGCCTCATAGCCAccggcgccgccgccgccgccgccacgaATATTACTTATAATAACAGGCCGAGAAGGGACGTCGGATTATGCTGGGACGTGAATGAGCAAAGCGGGGAGGAACGCAGGCCAGCAAGCTCCATCGAAGACCAACAACCTTATCAGAAACTTTGGCGACCAAATCTAGATTGA